The Rhizobium leguminosarum region CATCGCCGCCGAAAATACGGATGTGCGTCGTCGGCGAGGCATTGCGAGCAGAACTGAAGCCAGGTCGAACGATCCCGCCGCCGGCTGTTGCGAAGCGGTAGCAAGAGTTGATTCGGCAGAGTGTGTGACAGTGTCATTGTAGTCAGCTGATGGAGCGAAACACCGGCGTATGTTTGAAGCTGGTTCGCCACATCGATCGGGAGCCTGAGATCCAATGCGGCTGACCACATTCCCGAATTGAGCCCCAGCACCCGGGCGAAAGCGCGCGCGGGCACGCCATTGGAATAGGCAAGCCTGTGAAGCCAGCTCGACAGCAACTCGTCCGGCTGTGGTGTGGTGATTATCGGCCATCGCTCCGAAACGATATCTCGATATCGCTCGCGAATGCTGATGACCGGCGCCTGGCCGTCGATCGCCGTCATACAAGGCTTTCGCGTAGCGCGGCATTGCGCCGATGCGAGATCGGCATGTGACGCAGTTCTTCTATACCAGCCTTGGTGATGCGTTCCACGCCGGATCTGATTGCCAGGACGGCTGCCTTTGTGACGATGGTGACGACCTCGCCGATCAACCCTTCTGACAGACTGAATATCCGGCGCGCCAACGGTTCGTTCGACAGGTCGGAGGCTTTGGCTATGGGCAAGGCCGCTTCGAGACTGTCGAGAAGCATGAGATAGCTTTCGTCGTATTGCCACCGAGGGACCGCCATCAGGTCGAACCGGCTCGCCATCTCGCTGGTGGCGTTGACGAAATCGTAGATGGCCACCTCACCGATCAAAACTGGTGAGATGTCGTATTGCCGGCCGATCCGCCGCAAGAAAGCAAAGACCGCCTCTACATCGCGGGGGCGGCCCCGCAGCGCATTGTGAAATTCGTCGAAAATCAGCACCCTCGGTTTGAGGTTCGCCAGCAAATGATCCAACTGCTCGGCCTTCCGGCCGACGTCCCACATCTCGCCGCCAGGCGCGCGGAGGCCTTGGAGAATGCTGGCATAGAAGTGGCCGAGTCCGGCCCCTTCGCGTGTCTGGACTATCCATATCCTTTGCTCAGGCGATGTCCGAAGGTGTTCGACGGCAAACCGCTCTGCGATCATCGTCTTGCCATTTGCATAGGGGCCGACCAGCATCAGTCCCTGGGTTCGCAATGACGCAGGTCGTGACAGCAGCTCGGCCAGGCGCTGATGGCTGTCCTTTGCAACCTGGTGCCCAATCCACCGCGGCGCACGAACATAGGCGACCCGTTCCTCATTGCTACGATCGAGAAGAGGTCGGACATGGTCAAATAGATGATCCGACATGCCGGTCACCAGTCTTCCACGGGTAGCCGGTTCTTCTGTCGCATTGGATGTGCTTTGTGATCCGGTGCTTGCGCCTCGGTGGCAGCGTAAGGTTTCTGTGCTGCGGCAGCATGTGCTCTGCGCACCGCATCGCGCAGCTCGCGTTTAGAAGGCTTTGCAGCAGCGGCGATGGCTGCGATCTCACGACGAAACGCCACCTTGTCGACGCTCGAGCGCAGGTTGATCGCGCGTCGGCGCCCGCGCTCCGCATCATGTTCCCACAGGGTCAGCGGCACGAAGTGGCCGTCACGTCGCTCGACCGGGCGAAACAATCGGGTTTCCGGGTCACGGACGTAGACATGGCTGATGTCACGGGGATCGTATCGCACCTCCAACTTTCCAAGCCGATCTCGCTCTGGAACGAGGGAACCGAGCCATGGCGAATAATAGTGCAAGGCGAACATGCTGATCCCTTGGGCCGACAATTGCCGTTCGGTCCCGGGCAAAAACGACAACAGCACCTGCTGCGGCTCATCGTTGCAATCAGGCAGGGCCATATTGTCGCGCTGCCATTCGATAATCGGCACCTTCAGCGTCTTGGGATTTTCCTGGAGGTTGTGATCGATGATTGCCAGCGCTACGCAGCGCTCCAGATCGGCGAAACTCAGGCAAGCGCGTCGTTCTGACGGGTATTCGTCGCGATCGGCCACCGAGCGGCCTGAGGAGCCGGGATATGTGCCAAGAACTCCGTTGAGTTTGCCCAGCAGTCGCTCGACAACGCCCCCTTGATGGACCCGGCCACGATCGCGATAGCGGATACGGATGCCGTAATCGTCGCAGCCGCGTTGGAAGGCGTGTCCCTTGAACTCCTTGGCCGAGTCGGTAACGAGCAGCTTCGGCCGACCGAACATTGGCCAGGCATAGTTGAGATTGCGCGTGGCGAGCCACGTATCTTTCCGGCATATCGCCTGCGCGAGACAAAGCGCGACGGACAGGACTGACGGCTTTTCCAGGGTGAGACAGAAACCAAGAATGGCACGTGTCGCTACATCGGTGACGATTGTGAGGTACGGGCGGCCGACGAAAACTCCGGCCCCGTCGACAACCTCCACGAAATTTATGTCGGTCGGCGTATGGTCGATCTGGCAGACGTCGAGCGGGTTTGGTGCATGGATATAGCCCGGTCGCGGCTTGAGCCGCAGCACGTGCTTCGGGTTGGCCGAGCGCTTCTTCGCAATCTCTTCAACCGAGAACAACGACGGGATACGCCGTGCGACTGATACATAGGACGGCAATGGATGGCCGGCTTCCTCACATCGAGCGCGGATCTCGGCGACGACAGGTGCGAGAGGCGGCGCCTCGAGCGTAAGCCACTGCTCGCGCAGCGTCGCGCTGATGACTTCTTCGACCGCTTCCGGCAGTCGTTTGCGCCGATCGGAGCCAGTGCGAGGCAGCAGTGCAGTTACTTTCCGCTCTGCGCGATAACGGGCCAGGAGGTTATAGACTTGTCGCGATGTCAGCCGGAGTTCGGCTGCCGCTCGAGCTATAGCGTCCTTTCGCGATCCGCCCGCTTCCAAAATACGGTCCAGCTCGCGAGCGGTCCGGCGTGCAGTAAGCCATTGGACATCAGAAGAGTCATGGCCTGGTCCACGATCTTGAAATGGCTTTGGCATGCTCAGCCCCATCGAAATCGTTAGCGAAAACCTGCCCTATTTTTGCCGCCTAAGCTTAACAAGCGCATGACATTTGGCCGATTGAAATTGCAAACTAAAAGCCACACTCGCGAAAATCAGCATGACTGCCTTGCTGGAGCCGGCATTCCGCGCCG contains the following coding sequences:
- a CDS encoding TniB family NTP-binding protein; translated protein: MSDHLFDHVRPLLDRSNEERVAYVRAPRWIGHQVAKDSHQRLAELLSRPASLRTQGLMLVGPYANGKTMIAERFAVEHLRTSPEQRIWIVQTREGAGLGHFYASILQGLRAPGGEMWDVGRKAEQLDHLLANLKPRVLIFDEFHNALRGRPRDVEAVFAFLRRIGRQYDISPVLIGEVAIYDFVNATSEMASRFDLMAVPRWQYDESYLMLLDSLEAALPIAKASDLSNEPLARRIFSLSEGLIGEVVTIVTKAAVLAIRSGVERITKAGIEELRHMPISHRRNAALRESLV
- a CDS encoding Mu transposase C-terminal domain-containing protein, which gives rise to MPKPFQDRGPGHDSSDVQWLTARRTARELDRILEAGGSRKDAIARAAAELRLTSRQVYNLLARYRAERKVTALLPRTGSDRRKRLPEAVEEVISATLREQWLTLEAPPLAPVVAEIRARCEEAGHPLPSYVSVARRIPSLFSVEEIAKKRSANPKHVLRLKPRPGYIHAPNPLDVCQIDHTPTDINFVEVVDGAGVFVGRPYLTIVTDVATRAILGFCLTLEKPSVLSVALCLAQAICRKDTWLATRNLNYAWPMFGRPKLLVTDSAKEFKGHAFQRGCDDYGIRIRYRDRGRVHQGGVVERLLGKLNGVLGTYPGSSGRSVADRDEYPSERRACLSFADLERCVALAIIDHNLQENPKTLKVPIIEWQRDNMALPDCNDEPQQVLLSFLPGTERQLSAQGISMFALHYYSPWLGSLVPERDRLGKLEVRYDPRDISHVYVRDPETRLFRPVERRDGHFVPLTLWEHDAERGRRRAINLRSSVDKVAFRREIAAIAAAAKPSKRELRDAVRRAHAAAAQKPYAATEAQAPDHKAHPMRQKNRLPVEDW